From the genome of Streptacidiphilus rugosus AM-16, one region includes:
- a CDS encoding SMP-30/gluconolactonase/LRE family protein produces MEPLYPRPYEVLDPRFRFGGDMRLEQLHEGSRWAEGPVYVPAGRYLLWSDIPNDRILRWDETTGAVGVFRSPAGHPNGHALDADGRLVSCEQGARRITRTEHDGSVTVLVERYRGRRLNSPNDLVIADDGAIWFTDPTYGIKSDYEGVRAESELGERNLYRLDPSSGDCEVMADGFTQPTGIGFAPDGSRLYVADSAANHLLVFDVKDDGSLGPREVFAAADGAPGVHFDSLDLDTEGRIWLSAGAGVRCYDPDGTLLGRVLTPESTSHVTFGGPKRDRLFITASTSLYAIHLTVRGRSRPYDGRR; encoded by the coding sequence ATGGAACCGCTCTACCCCCGGCCGTACGAGGTGCTCGACCCGCGCTTCCGCTTCGGAGGCGACATGAGGCTCGAACAGCTCCACGAGGGATCCCGCTGGGCCGAGGGCCCGGTCTACGTCCCAGCCGGGCGCTACCTGCTGTGGAGCGACATACCCAACGACCGGATCCTGCGCTGGGACGAGACCACCGGGGCCGTCGGCGTCTTCCGCTCCCCGGCGGGCCACCCCAACGGCCATGCCCTGGACGCCGACGGGCGGCTCGTCAGCTGCGAGCAGGGCGCGCGCCGGATCACCCGCACCGAGCACGACGGCTCGGTCACCGTGCTGGTCGAGCGCTACCGCGGTCGGCGGCTCAACAGCCCGAACGACCTGGTGATCGCCGACGACGGCGCGATCTGGTTCACCGACCCGACGTACGGGATCAAGAGCGACTACGAGGGCGTCCGCGCCGAGAGCGAGCTCGGTGAGCGCAACCTCTACCGGCTCGACCCGAGTTCGGGCGACTGCGAGGTGATGGCGGACGGCTTCACCCAGCCCACCGGCATCGGCTTCGCACCGGACGGCAGCCGGCTCTACGTCGCCGACTCCGCCGCCAACCACCTGCTCGTCTTCGACGTCAAGGACGACGGCTCGCTCGGCCCGCGTGAGGTCTTCGCCGCGGCGGACGGCGCGCCCGGCGTGCACTTCGACAGCCTCGACCTCGACACCGAGGGCAGGATCTGGCTCTCGGCGGGCGCGGGTGTGCGCTGCTACGACCCGGACGGCACGCTGCTGGGCCGGGTGCTGACCCCGGAGTCCACCTCGCACGTGACCTTCGGCGGCCCCAAGCGGGACCGCCTCTTCATCACCGCGTCGACCTCGCTCTACGCGATCCACCTGACGGTACGCGGCCGCTCGCGCCCCTACGACGGGCGGCGGTGA
- a CDS encoding Lrp/AsnC family transcriptional regulator, with protein sequence MDDIDRGLLALLVEDATQSYAALGKAVGLSAPAAHERVRKLRERGVIRRTTIEVDPAALGLGVLAHVLVDSHAWMGDPPTKEALLALPAVEEAHVVAGPASLLLKVRTARTEELQAVLRQIHAIAGVSSTSTVVVLETFFDRPPRPAPPTDADAR encoded by the coding sequence ATGGACGACATCGACCGCGGACTGCTGGCGCTCCTCGTCGAGGACGCCACGCAGTCCTACGCGGCCCTGGGCAAGGCCGTCGGCCTGTCCGCCCCCGCGGCCCACGAGCGGGTCCGCAAGCTGCGCGAACGCGGCGTGATCCGGCGCACCACGATCGAGGTCGACCCGGCCGCGCTCGGCCTCGGCGTGCTGGCGCACGTCCTGGTCGACTCCCACGCCTGGATGGGCGATCCGCCCACCAAGGAGGCCCTGCTGGCGCTCCCCGCCGTCGAGGAGGCGCACGTCGTCGCCGGGCCGGCCTCACTGCTGCTCAAGGTCCGCACCGCCCGCACCGAGGAACTGCAGGCCGTGCTGCGGCAGATCCACGCCATCGCCGGGGTCAGCAGCACCTCGACCGTCGTCGTGCTGGAGACCTTCTTCGACCGCCCGCCCCGCCCGGCGCCGCCGACCGACGCGGACGCCCGCTGA
- a CDS encoding glycoside hydrolase family 13 protein, giving the protein MTSTDETTPWWRSAVIYQVYPRSFADGNGDGTGDIAGLRARLGHLAGLGVDALWLSPWYVSPLADGGYDVADYRDVDPAFGTLEEAAALISEAHALGLRVVVDLVPNHCSEQHPWFQAALTAGSGAPERELFHFRTGRGEQGELPPNDWQSHFGGPAWHRTADGAWYLHMFAPEQPDWNWEHPEVRAEFLSVLRFWLDLGVDGFRIDVTDHLVKEDGLPDTAGHHHRPHPWRDQEGVHEIYRSWRALLDGYPGERAFVAELWEEDPQRFARYLRADELHTAFNFPLLRSAWDAAELRSVIDATLAAHALVGAPATWVLSNHDTTRHVTRYGRPDTSYGFDRSARHGLPVDLALGTRRARAAALLTLALPGGAYVYQGDELGLWEVEDIPDHLRQDPTWLRSGGVDRGRDGCRVPLPWDGVEQPFGFSPDGASAAPWLDVQPDAWRALSVAAQEGDPASHLEFYRTALRIRREQAGLGDGPMTWVDADKDPAVLDFARPGGFRCLVNLSGTAVPLPPHDALLLTSEPLSDGLLPADAAAWLRTAGEA; this is encoded by the coding sequence GTGACCAGTACCGATGAGACAACTCCGTGGTGGCGCAGTGCCGTCATCTACCAGGTCTACCCTCGCAGCTTCGCCGACGGGAACGGGGACGGGACCGGCGACATCGCCGGTCTCAGGGCGCGGCTCGGGCATCTCGCCGGACTCGGTGTCGACGCGCTGTGGCTGTCGCCGTGGTACGTCTCGCCGCTCGCGGACGGCGGCTACGACGTCGCCGACTACCGCGACGTCGACCCCGCCTTCGGCACCCTGGAGGAGGCGGCCGCACTGATCTCGGAGGCGCACGCGCTCGGGCTCAGGGTGGTCGTCGACCTGGTGCCCAACCACTGCTCCGAGCAGCACCCGTGGTTCCAGGCGGCGCTGACCGCGGGCTCCGGCGCGCCGGAGCGCGAGCTGTTCCACTTCCGCACCGGTCGCGGCGAGCAGGGCGAACTCCCGCCGAACGACTGGCAGTCGCACTTCGGCGGGCCCGCCTGGCACCGGACCGCCGACGGCGCCTGGTACCTGCACATGTTCGCGCCCGAGCAGCCCGACTGGAACTGGGAACACCCCGAGGTGCGCGCCGAGTTCCTCTCGGTGCTGCGGTTCTGGCTGGACCTGGGCGTGGACGGCTTCCGGATCGACGTGACGGACCACCTGGTCAAGGAGGACGGCCTGCCCGACACGGCCGGCCACCACCACCGGCCGCATCCGTGGCGCGACCAGGAGGGCGTGCACGAGATCTACCGCTCCTGGCGGGCGCTGCTGGACGGCTACCCAGGGGAGCGCGCCTTCGTCGCGGAGCTGTGGGAGGAGGACCCGCAGCGCTTCGCCCGCTACCTGCGCGCCGACGAACTGCACACCGCCTTCAACTTCCCGCTGCTGCGCTCCGCCTGGGACGCGGCCGAGCTCCGCTCGGTCATCGACGCGACGCTCGCCGCGCACGCGCTGGTGGGCGCCCCGGCGACCTGGGTGCTGTCCAACCACGACACCACCCGGCACGTCACCCGCTACGGCCGTCCCGACACCTCCTACGGCTTCGACCGCTCGGCCAGACACGGCCTACCGGTCGACCTGGCCCTGGGCACCCGCCGCGCCCGCGCCGCCGCCCTGCTGACCCTGGCGCTACCTGGCGGCGCGTACGTCTACCAGGGCGACGAGCTGGGCCTGTGGGAGGTCGAGGACATCCCCGACCACCTGCGCCAGGACCCGACCTGGCTGCGCAGCGGCGGCGTGGACCGGGGCCGGGACGGCTGCCGGGTCCCGCTGCCCTGGGACGGGGTCGAGCAGCCGTTCGGCTTCAGCCCCGACGGCGCCTCGGCGGCGCCCTGGCTGGACGTGCAGCCGGACGCCTGGCGGGCCCTCAGCGTCGCCGCGCAGGAGGGGGACCCGGCCTCGCACCTGGAGTTCTACCGGACCGCGCTGCGGATCCGCCGCGAGCAGGCCGGGCTCGGCGACGGGCCGATGACCTGGGTGGACGCCGACAAGGACCCCGCCGTCCTGGACTTCGCCCGACCGGGCGGCTTCCGCTGCCTGGTGAACCTGAGCGGCACGGCCGTCCCGCTGCCGCCGCACGACGCGCTGCTGCTGACCAGTGAGCCGCTGTCGGACGGGCTGCTGCCCGCCGACGCGGCCGCCTGGCTGCGGACCGCCGGGGAGGCGTAG
- a CDS encoding GNAT family N-acetyltransferase: protein MELREATDADWASIWPFFHTIVSAGETYVYPRDLDEPAARAMWMVAPPGRTVVAVDEHGTVLGTANMYANKMGPGSHIASGSFMVAPEHAGQGVGRALGEDLLAWARREGFRGVQFNAVVESNTRAVKLWQSIGFEIMTTIPEGFHHPTLGYVGLHIMYQKL from the coding sequence ATGGAGCTGCGCGAAGCGACGGACGCCGACTGGGCGTCGATCTGGCCCTTCTTCCACACGATCGTGTCGGCCGGGGAGACCTACGTCTACCCGCGCGACCTCGACGAACCCGCGGCCCGCGCGATGTGGATGGTGGCCCCGCCCGGCCGCACGGTGGTCGCCGTGGACGAGCACGGCACGGTGCTCGGTACCGCGAACATGTACGCCAACAAGATGGGCCCGGGCTCCCACATCGCCAGCGGCAGCTTCATGGTCGCCCCCGAACACGCCGGTCAGGGCGTCGGCCGGGCGCTCGGCGAGGACCTGCTGGCCTGGGCCCGCCGCGAGGGCTTCCGCGGCGTCCAGTTCAACGCCGTGGTGGAGAGCAACACCCGCGCGGTGAAGCTCTGGCAGTCCATCGGGTTCGAGATCATGACGACGATCCCCGAGGGCTTCCACCACCCGACGCTCGGCTACGTCGGGCTGCACATCATGTACCAGAAGCTCTGA
- a CDS encoding thioesterase family protein, which produces MSEFDQGTAVVRRPAEDGPADAPVVFDAELDKGWQIGGGINGGLLLALVGRALSERLDEVGGHPQPVSVSAYYLSASRPGPAEVHVETIRSGRSLSSGSAVLVQHDDEGRPVERLRVLAHYGDLARADEDVRTSAKPPALPPVEQCVSTAAAPPEFLASANLLERLDLRLDPATVGWALGKPSGEGRIQGWFRLADGREPDPLALLFAVDALPPTTFDLGLFGWTPTVELTVHVRALPAPGWLRIVHSTRNLAGGFLEEDCEIWDSADRLVAQSRQLAVVPR; this is translated from the coding sequence GTGAGCGAGTTCGACCAGGGGACCGCCGTCGTGCGTCGGCCCGCCGAGGACGGGCCGGCCGACGCGCCCGTCGTGTTCGACGCGGAGCTCGACAAGGGCTGGCAGATCGGTGGCGGCATCAACGGAGGCCTGCTGCTCGCCCTGGTCGGACGGGCCCTCTCCGAGCGGCTCGACGAGGTCGGCGGCCACCCGCAGCCGGTCTCGGTCAGCGCCTACTACCTCTCCGCCTCCCGTCCGGGACCGGCCGAGGTGCACGTGGAGACGATCCGCTCCGGGCGCAGTCTCAGCAGCGGCTCCGCGGTGCTGGTCCAGCACGACGACGAGGGCCGCCCGGTCGAGCGTCTGCGGGTGCTGGCCCACTACGGCGACCTGGCCCGCGCCGACGAGGACGTCCGCACCAGCGCGAAGCCGCCGGCGCTGCCCCCGGTCGAGCAGTGCGTCAGCACCGCGGCCGCGCCGCCGGAGTTTCTGGCCTCGGCCAACCTGCTGGAGCGGCTGGACCTGCGCCTCGACCCGGCCACCGTGGGCTGGGCGCTGGGCAAGCCGTCCGGCGAGGGCCGCATCCAGGGCTGGTTCCGCCTGGCCGACGGCCGCGAGCCCGACCCGCTGGCCCTGCTCTTCGCCGTCGACGCCCTGCCGCCCACCACCTTCGACCTGGGCCTCTTCGGCTGGACCCCGACCGTGGAGCTGACCGTCCACGTCCGCGCCCTCCCCGCGCCGGGCTGGCTGCGCATCGTCCACTCGACCCGCAACCTGGCCGGCGGCTTCCTCGAGGAGGACTGCGAGATCTGGGACTCCGCCGACCGCCTGGTCGCCCAGTCCCGCCAACTGGCGGTCGTCCCGCGCTGA
- a CDS encoding SDR family NAD(P)-dependent oxidoreductase produces MLPYALDGRVAIVTGAGSGIGRATARVLAGAGARVVCADVDDIAAKATAREFDGVAAAVDVADRAAVFRLVESTAEGFGRLDILCNIAGVIRTGLVVDVPEEDLDAVMAVNFKGTFHACQAAARIMCAQGGGVIVNTASGAVDSATPEIMSYSVSKAAVVQLTKNLAAEVGRHGVRVNAVAPGLVRTAMTARHYLRPDGSVDEDARAAAEKPLRRMSPLGLIGEPEDIAYAVHYLVSDAARFVTGQILRPNGGVAMPW; encoded by the coding sequence ATGCTTCCTTATGCGCTGGACGGACGGGTCGCCATCGTGACGGGCGCGGGCAGCGGCATCGGGCGGGCCACCGCCCGGGTGCTGGCCGGGGCGGGGGCGCGCGTCGTCTGCGCGGACGTGGACGACATCGCCGCGAAGGCCACCGCCAGGGAGTTCGACGGCGTGGCCGCCGCCGTCGACGTCGCCGACCGGGCCGCCGTCTTCCGACTGGTCGAGAGCACCGCCGAGGGCTTCGGCCGGCTCGACATCCTCTGCAACATCGCCGGCGTCATCCGCACCGGACTCGTCGTCGACGTGCCCGAGGAGGACCTCGACGCCGTCATGGCGGTCAACTTCAAGGGCACCTTCCACGCCTGCCAGGCCGCCGCACGGATCATGTGCGCGCAGGGCGGCGGGGTGATCGTCAACACCGCCTCCGGCGCGGTGGACAGCGCCACCCCCGAGATCATGAGCTACTCGGTCTCCAAGGCCGCCGTCGTGCAGCTGACCAAGAACCTGGCCGCCGAGGTCGGCCGCCACGGCGTGCGGGTCAACGCGGTGGCGCCCGGACTGGTGCGCACCGCGATGACCGCACGTCACTACCTGCGGCCCGACGGCAGCGTGGACGAGGACGCCCGCGCCGCCGCCGAGAAGCCGCTCCGGCGGATGTCGCCGCTCGGGCTGATCGGCGAGCCCGAGGACATCGCCTACGCCGTCCACTACCTGGTCAGCGACGCCGCCCGGTTCGTGACCGGACAGATCCTGCGACCCAACGGCGGCGTGGCGATGCCCTGGTGA
- the pgi gene encoding glucose-6-phosphate isomerase gives MSQGNRLDQLPVWAELEAHRAEFGETHLRSLFAEDPKRGETHTLQVGDLHIDYSKHLVDDRALNLLRELAEVRGVAALRDAMFRGEKINITENRAVLHTALRAPRGAVVEVDGVNVVPEVHAVLDKMAGFARRVRSGEWTGHTGKRIRNIVNIGIGGSDLGPAMAYEVLRSFADRELTVRFVSNVDGADLHEAVRDLDAAETLFIVASKTFTTIETVTNATSARNWLLTELRADTGAVAKHFVALSTNADEVSKFGIDVANMFEFWDWVGGRYSYDSAIGLSLMIAIGPEAFGEMLDGFRLVDEHFRTAPPEQNVPLLMGLLGVWYGAFFDAQAHAVLPYSHYLSKFTAYLQQLDMESNGKSVQRDGQPVAWQTGPVVWGTPGTNGQHAYYQLLHQGTKVIPADLIGFARPVADLAPGLVAQHDLLMANLFAQGQALAFGKTPDEVRAEGVAEELVPHKTFKGNHPTTTILATELTPSVLGQLVALYEHKVFVQGAIWNIDSFDQWGVELGKVLARRIEPALVEGAGLDALDSSTAGLANRYRELRGR, from the coding sequence ATGTCCCAGGGAAACCGTCTGGACCAGCTGCCCGTATGGGCGGAGCTCGAGGCGCATCGGGCCGAGTTCGGGGAGACGCACCTGCGTTCGCTGTTCGCCGAGGACCCCAAGCGCGGTGAGACCCACACCCTGCAGGTCGGCGATCTGCACATCGACTACTCCAAGCACCTCGTGGACGACCGCGCGCTGAACCTGCTGCGCGAACTCGCCGAGGTCCGGGGCGTCGCGGCCCTTCGGGACGCCATGTTCCGGGGCGAGAAGATCAACATCACCGAGAACCGCGCCGTCCTGCACACCGCGCTGCGCGCGCCCCGCGGGGCCGTCGTGGAGGTGGACGGGGTGAACGTCGTGCCCGAGGTGCACGCCGTGCTCGACAAGATGGCCGGGTTCGCGCGCCGCGTCCGCTCGGGGGAGTGGACCGGTCACACCGGCAAGCGGATCCGCAACATCGTCAACATCGGCATCGGCGGCTCCGACCTGGGGCCGGCCATGGCCTACGAGGTGCTGCGCAGCTTCGCCGACCGTGAGCTGACGGTGCGCTTCGTCTCCAACGTCGACGGCGCCGACCTGCACGAGGCGGTGCGCGACCTGGACGCCGCCGAGACGCTGTTCATCGTCGCGTCCAAGACCTTCACCACCATCGAGACCGTCACCAACGCCACCAGCGCCCGCAACTGGCTCCTCACCGAGCTGCGGGCCGACACCGGGGCCGTGGCCAAGCACTTCGTCGCGCTGTCGACCAACGCCGACGAGGTGTCGAAGTTCGGCATCGACGTGGCGAACATGTTCGAGTTCTGGGACTGGGTCGGCGGGCGCTACTCCTACGACTCGGCCATCGGCCTCTCCCTGATGATCGCCATCGGCCCGGAGGCCTTCGGCGAGATGCTGGACGGCTTCCGCCTGGTCGACGAGCACTTCCGCACCGCGCCGCCGGAGCAGAACGTGCCGCTTCTGATGGGTCTCCTCGGGGTCTGGTACGGGGCGTTCTTCGACGCGCAGGCGCACGCCGTGCTGCCGTACTCGCACTACCTGTCGAAGTTCACCGCCTACCTGCAGCAGCTGGACATGGAGTCCAACGGCAAGAGCGTGCAGCGCGACGGGCAGCCGGTGGCCTGGCAGACCGGCCCCGTCGTCTGGGGCACCCCGGGGACCAACGGCCAGCACGCGTACTACCAGCTGCTGCACCAGGGCACCAAGGTGATCCCGGCCGACCTGATCGGCTTCGCCCGTCCGGTCGCCGACCTCGCGCCGGGCCTGGTCGCGCAGCACGACCTGCTGATGGCGAACCTGTTCGCGCAGGGCCAGGCGCTGGCGTTCGGCAAGACGCCGGACGAGGTGCGCGCCGAGGGCGTCGCCGAGGAGCTGGTGCCCCACAAGACCTTCAAGGGCAACCACCCGACCACCACCATTCTGGCCACGGAGCTCACGCCGTCCGTGCTGGGGCAGCTGGTCGCCCTCTACGAGCACAAGGTCTTCGTCCAGGGCGCGATCTGGAACATCGACTCCTTCGATCAGTGGGGCGTCGAGCTCGGCAAGGTGCTGGCCCGCCGGATCGAGCCGGCCCTGGTCGAGGGCGCCGGCCTGGACGCGCTGGACTCCTCCACCGCCGGACTGGCCAACCGCTACCGCGAGCTGCGCGGGCGCTAG
- a CDS encoding sensor histidine kinase, with product MKRRLRIWAGRFCARLKAWVLGRPEWVRYWVITLLLVGVAYLDAGLNYPGPKDWAFWISMFSCVVLVARGWYPRLVLCATLPGLYAGTALVASMVALYTVARSRAAAWQAWLAAAFLCIGTYLPWPISKVLTESPSDHTQRAIYACIYAIGPTALGLLVQTREALQSRIVELATLRDHERELHAQTVIARERARIAREMHDVVSHQAGLIAVQAGALQVTAKDPTVRETAGTLRGLAVATLEELRSMILVLRAAGAGPTELAPQPRLADLPRLVAESEAGAELEVAGGRPVSKLPLLPEPIERAAYRTVQEALTNARKHAPGARTLVRLELREDCLRVAVTNGPPEVAALPGDTSTWDPLPGGGHGIVGLRERAALLGGTLAAGPTADGGFKIRLSLPLTTASH from the coding sequence GTGAAACGCCGGCTCAGGATCTGGGCCGGACGGTTCTGCGCACGGCTGAAGGCCTGGGTGCTCGGACGGCCCGAGTGGGTCAGGTACTGGGTGATCACGCTGCTGCTGGTCGGCGTCGCCTACCTGGACGCGGGCCTGAACTACCCGGGGCCCAAGGACTGGGCCTTCTGGATCTCGATGTTCTCCTGCGTGGTCCTGGTGGCCCGCGGCTGGTATCCGCGGCTGGTGCTGTGCGCGACGCTGCCGGGGCTCTACGCGGGCACGGCGCTGGTCGCCTCGATGGTCGCGCTCTACACGGTCGCCCGCTCCCGCGCGGCGGCCTGGCAGGCGTGGCTGGCGGCGGCGTTCCTGTGCATCGGCACGTACCTGCCGTGGCCCATCAGCAAGGTGCTGACGGAGTCGCCCAGCGACCACACCCAGCGGGCCATCTACGCCTGCATCTACGCCATCGGCCCCACGGCGCTCGGCCTGCTGGTGCAGACGCGCGAGGCGCTCCAGTCCCGCATCGTCGAGCTGGCCACCCTGCGCGACCACGAGCGGGAACTGCACGCGCAGACCGTCATCGCCCGTGAGCGGGCCCGCATCGCCCGGGAGATGCACGACGTGGTCTCGCACCAGGCGGGCCTGATCGCGGTCCAGGCGGGCGCGCTCCAGGTCACCGCGAAGGACCCGACGGTGCGGGAGACGGCCGGCACGCTGCGCGGGCTGGCGGTGGCCACGCTGGAGGAGCTGCGCAGCATGATCCTGGTGCTGCGGGCCGCCGGCGCGGGCCCGACGGAGCTGGCCCCGCAGCCGCGGCTGGCCGACCTGCCGCGCCTGGTCGCGGAGTCCGAGGCGGGCGCGGAGCTGGAGGTCGCCGGGGGCCGGCCGGTCAGCAAGCTGCCGCTGCTGCCCGAGCCGATCGAGCGGGCCGCGTACCGGACGGTCCAGGAGGCGCTCACCAACGCCCGCAAGCACGCGCCGGGGGCGCGGACGCTGGTCCGGCTGGAGCTGCGGGAGGACTGCCTGCGGGTGGCCGTCACGAACGGACCCCCTGAGGTCGCGGCCCTGCCGGGCGACACCTCGACCTGGGACCCGCTGCCGGGCGGCGGCCACGGCATCGTCGGCCTGCGGGAACGCGCCGCGCTGCTCGGCGGCACGCTCGCCGCCGGCCCGACCGCCGACGGCGGCTTCAAGATCCGCCTCAGCCTCCCGCTGACGACGGCGTCGCACTGA
- a CDS encoding response regulator, whose amino-acid sequence MIVDDEALIRSGLAMILGTAEDIDVVSTCSGVEAVAEVRRHQPHVVLLDIRMPDVDGLTLLRRIRELPDAPYVAMLTTFDTDEYLDQALRLGASGFLLKDTEPDVLARSVRAVATGAGCLSTPVLRRLGQSRRVAGHPAAAAVETLTERERQVLGFLGHGLSNVEIGARMHLGAATVKDYVSAVLTKLGVTNRIQAAVLAERAGLLEESEL is encoded by the coding sequence ATGATCGTCGACGACGAGGCGCTGATCCGTTCGGGTCTGGCGATGATCCTCGGCACGGCGGAGGACATCGACGTCGTCAGCACCTGTTCGGGTGTCGAGGCGGTGGCGGAGGTGCGAAGGCACCAGCCGCACGTCGTGCTGCTCGACATCCGGATGCCGGACGTCGACGGCCTCACCCTGCTGCGCCGCATCCGCGAGCTGCCGGACGCGCCCTATGTGGCGATGCTCACCACCTTCGACACCGACGAGTACCTGGACCAGGCGCTGCGCCTGGGCGCCAGCGGCTTCCTGCTCAAGGACACCGAGCCCGACGTGCTGGCCCGCTCCGTGCGCGCGGTCGCCACCGGCGCGGGCTGCCTGTCGACGCCGGTGCTGCGCCGTCTGGGCCAGTCCAGACGCGTCGCCGGTCATCCGGCCGCGGCGGCGGTGGAGACGCTGACCGAGCGCGAGCGCCAGGTGCTCGGCTTCCTCGGCCACGGGCTCTCCAACGTGGAGATCGGCGCCCGTATGCATCTGGGCGCGGCGACCGTGAAGGACTACGTCAGCGCGGTGCTGACCAAGCTCGGCGTGACCAACCGGATCCAGGCGGCGGTGCTGGCCGAACGGGCCGGTCTGCTCGAGGAGAGCGAACTGTGA
- a CDS encoding Pr6Pr family membrane protein — translation MSQQRYAGPASPRIVAALRLAFGVLTAVALGVQADHTVSVVNGTMGNFFSYFTIESNIAMTVVLLAGGVLGLTGRAGVPDLLRGAVTLYMVITGVVYAVALSGYPLLGTVPWVNDVVHRLMPVVVLVDWLAVPPRRRLRYSEALSWLVFPLLYLPYTLIRGPIVDWYPYPFLDPREKGYGHVVVSSLVITLAFFAVGALLVWAGNLFGRRRATAADPLVTP, via the coding sequence ATGTCGCAGCAGCGGTACGCAGGACCGGCCTCACCCAGGATCGTCGCCGCGCTCCGGCTCGCCTTCGGCGTGCTCACGGCCGTCGCGCTCGGCGTCCAGGCCGACCACACGGTCTCGGTGGTGAACGGGACGATGGGGAACTTCTTCAGCTACTTCACCATCGAGAGCAACATCGCCATGACGGTGGTCCTGCTGGCGGGCGGCGTCCTCGGCCTGACGGGGCGTGCGGGGGTGCCCGACCTGCTGCGGGGGGCGGTGACCCTCTACATGGTCATCACCGGCGTCGTCTACGCCGTGGCGCTCTCGGGATACCCGCTGCTCGGCACGGTGCCCTGGGTCAACGACGTGGTGCACCGGCTGATGCCGGTGGTCGTCCTCGTCGACTGGCTCGCCGTCCCGCCGAGGCGGCGGCTGCGCTACAGCGAGGCGCTGAGCTGGCTCGTCTTCCCGCTGCTCTACCTGCCCTACACGCTGATCCGCGGGCCGATCGTGGACTGGTACCCGTATCCGTTCCTCGACCCGCGCGAGAAGGGGTACGGGCACGTCGTGGTCTCCAGCCTGGTGATCACGCTCGCGTTCTTCGCGGTGGGCGCGCTGCTGGTGTGGGCCGGGAACCTGTTCGGCCGCCGTCGCGCGACAGCGGCGGATCCGCTCGTGACTCCCTGA
- a CDS encoding glycoside hydrolase family 18 protein, whose product MGRRITVPALAVAVALLPLGGLWAADLGTPADVRTRGHDAVWLGHAWVDGRKSEADAVALLARLGGAGTGHGVRDIYVHVGPTGDDGSLDASLHPRAAWAIATFHRLAPGVRVQAWLGDVVASEGPHGLDLARPATRAHLAAAASSLLDLGFDGINLDLEPVHSGDAGYLAVLDRLHALTGARGRVLSTAVPQTDPLPPLRALAGALTGHPKWWSQDYLAQVARRVDQVDVMAYDSGMPTTALFSGYIAQQTELALAAAPPSVDVLVGLPAYHENNLGHHASAETVPAALRGIRLALAAVPLHGRSFGAALYVDYAATDADWSAYRDGWGGSTLSR is encoded by the coding sequence GTGGGACGACGCATCACCGTTCCGGCGCTGGCGGTGGCCGTCGCGCTGCTGCCGCTGGGCGGCCTGTGGGCGGCGGACCTCGGCACGCCGGCGGACGTCCGGACGCGGGGGCACGACGCGGTCTGGCTCGGCCACGCTTGGGTGGACGGCCGGAAGTCCGAGGCCGACGCGGTCGCCCTGCTGGCGCGCCTCGGCGGCGCGGGCACCGGGCACGGCGTCCGCGACATCTACGTCCACGTCGGTCCGACCGGGGACGACGGCAGCCTCGACGCCTCGCTCCACCCGCGTGCGGCGTGGGCGATCGCCACCTTCCACCGGCTCGCGCCCGGGGTCAGGGTCCAGGCCTGGCTCGGCGACGTGGTCGCCTCGGAGGGCCCGCACGGCCTCGACCTCGCGCGTCCCGCCACCCGCGCCCACCTGGCCGCCGCCGCGAGCTCCCTGCTGGATCTCGGCTTCGACGGCATCAACCTCGACCTGGAACCGGTCCACTCCGGCGACGCCGGCTACCTCGCCGTCCTGGACCGGCTGCACGCCCTGACCGGCGCCCGCGGCCGCGTGCTGTCCACCGCCGTCCCGCAGACCGACCCGCTCCCGCCGCTGCGCGCCCTCGCGGGCGCGCTGACGGGCCATCCGAAGTGGTGGTCCCAGGACTACCTGGCCCAGGTCGCCCGCCGGGTGGACCAGGTCGACGTGATGGCCTACGACAGCGGCATGCCCACCACCGCGCTCTTCTCCGGCTACATCGCCCAGCAGACCGAGCTCGCCCTCGCCGCCGCCCCGCCCTCCGTCGACGTCCTGGTCGGCCTCCCGGCCTACCACGAGAACAACCTCGGCCACCACGCCTCGGCCGAGACCGTCCCCGCCGCCCTCCGCGGCATCCGGCTCGCCCTCGCCGCCGTCCCCCTGCACGGCCGCTCCTTCGGCGCCGCGCTCTACGTCGACTACGCGGCCACGGACGCCGACTGGTCCGCCTACCGCGACGGCTGGGGCGGCAGCACGCTCAGCCGGTGA